GTTTAGCAGCGGGGTTTCTACTGCCGAGACCGTGACAGATATTTCCGGCAGGGGAGTAGGCATGGATGTGGTGAAAACTGCTATAGAAAGTTCAGGTGGCTCCATCGGGGTTCACACCGTACGTGGAGCAGGAACCACCTTCACAATAAGTTTACCTGCTTCAGTTACAACACAAATAATTCAGGGGTTGGTTGTGAGCAGTGCAGGTGAGCGTCTTGTTTTTCCTGTAGAAACGGTTGTCACAACCCTGTCCTCGAAAGACGCACACATACATAGCTACAAAGCAACATCTCATATGATGCCCCTGGACGATGAGATTATTGCGGTGAAAAACCTTGCCGATCTAACAGGGAAAGGTCCTGGTACCCAAGACGGGTTTGTTGTTGTGGTGGAAGATTCAAGCAAGGCTAAAACGGCCTTGCAGGTAGATGCCATTGTTGGTATTAGTCAAATAGTATTAAAGGATATTGGAGAGGCTTTGCAACCGGATTTTATTGCCGGTGGAGCGGTAATGGGAGATGAGCGTGTTGCCTTGGTTCTTGATGTGGATGCCTTGTGTCAAAGCTAAGGGGTAAATATGTTAGCCCTATCACGAAACTGCGTGTTAAAGAGTACAACGAGCTCACCTTTTAATTTTCGTTGCCCAATAGTGGTAATAATTTGTTCAGGGGTACCACGGAGAAATTCTTCGTGGCGTTTTGTTATTTCTCGGGCTATGGTTACAGCGGCATCAGGAAGGAGTTGGTCTAACTCATCTAAGACTTTCATGATACGATGCGGGCTTTCATAAAAAATAACGGTTCGTTTCTCCGCTGCCATGGAAGAGAAAAACTGTTTTCGTTTTGCAGACTTTGGAGGAAGAAAATTTTCAAAGAGAAACCGATCTGTCGGGAGTCCACTTGCAATAAGGGCTGAGATGGCAGCTGTTGGCCCGGGAATAGGAGATACGGTGATATTGTTTTGAAGCGCTTTTCGAACAATGTAGAAGGCAGGATCTGCAATACCGGGGGTTCCCGCATCCGTAATAAGGGCTAAACTGTCTCCGGAGCATAATCGCTCTATGAAAGAGTCTGTTACACGTTCCTTGTTGTGGTCATGATAGGCACGTACAGGGGTGGAAATATGGTATTCTTTCAGTAATTTCCCAGATACTCGCGTGTCTTCCGCAAGAATGCAGGTCACCTCACCAAGTATTTTTCCTGCTCGAAGCGAGAGGTCTGCGAGATTGCCAATGGGGGTTGCCACAAGATATAAAGTGCCCGTCATAGTTCGGAAAGAAACTCCTCGAGAAAAATGCATGCGGCTATTTTGTCGATGTTCTTTTTGTTGCGCCGCTGTTTTCTTGTTCCCTGTTTTTTCAATAGTCGGTGTGTTGTAACCGAGCTGAGGCTTTCATCTTGATACGCATAGGGCTGGGTAAGAGAGAGTTTATCGTAGAGTTTCGCAACAAAGGAACGAACTGCAGCACACATCTCTGTTTCCTGATCATCGTGATCAAGGGGAAGGCCGAACACCAATTTTTCCGGCTCTTCTTGGCTGATAATCTCCTGGATGCGGGGAAAGGTATCTTCTACCTTTCTGTCAATTGTGCAAACTGGGCGAGCAATGATTCCGAGGGGGTCTGATACAGCAATGCCAATCCTTCGCATGCCGTAATCGATGGCCATATACTTCATAGAAAGTCGCTGTCAAATTCCTCTTCATCATCTTTGCGTGAAGTGAGAAAAATGGCAACTCCTACAATGAGGGCTATTAGTATGGCACTAAAGAAGAGGATGAACCGTGTGTTTCCTGCTTCTTTCAAGCTGATATTAGATTTTTCGTCAATACGACAGTTGATCGTTCGAATCCAGCCGGGGCCACGGCTTGTTTGTACGCGCAACCACTCCGGGCTCGTTTCGAGTATTTTATAATGGCTATGACGTGGAGCGATCATGAGGATATCAGAGTCGGGGCTGAGGGATTTATAAATATTTCCACTCTGAACTACATAGGCAACTTTCTCAGCGCGCTCTTCTTCTCCCAAAACAGCCGTAGGCGCAAGAGCTATCATGAGGGGGAGTAAGAGAACCAGTAGGGACGAAAATCTTCGTACGTGTTTATTCATGTGTTTCCTCGCATAATTCGATAATTGCCTTGTCAAGAGACAAAAGCTCCCGCGTATCTACCTGTGTATAAAGATACCAAAAGTTTTTCCTAAAATCCAATTTTTTTAAATCCAAACGAATAAAATCTTTTTCTGTTGTGCCAATATTTTCCGCTGAAAGAGAGTTTATCCGTTTATAGTCACACTTTCTATAGGTGTGATGGTCGGAAAATATAATGTGTTTCCCAATTTTTCCAGATTTATTTAAAGAACTCTTTTTAAACCTTTGGGGACGAGCAATGCCTGAAAAGAGATCCACCGTTCCTGGTATGTACGTCTTTTTTCTTCCATCGCGCGTATGCACCCAGTGGTGTGCTGTTATGGTAGCACTCAGAATTTGCGGAGGGGTCTTTTGGGTGGGGAGGAATTGTGTCGGTGTGCAGGAGCGCGTACGCTTCTCGTTATTCATACAAACACAGTGTGTTGCCCGTGAAATGTTGTGGAGTGGTTCGCGCATTTTTCCTGCAGGGATAAGCTTATCTGTGCGTATGTTAGGGGGCAGCGTAACGATGTCAAGGTGGCGTGCTACCTGCCTGTGCTGGAATCCATCATCCATAATATAGACTGGTCGATGAAGTTTTTTTTCTTCCATGGCACGGAGGTTTTTGCTACGATGTGCTCCCACGGCAAGCCATAGGCTGGGATGGCGTCGTTTTAGCATGAGTGGTTCATCACCAACTTCAGCATAGAAGGTGGACTCTTCCGGGGAAATAATTCGATGTTTGTTTTCTTTTCGTCCATATCCGCGTGTAACAAGGACAGGGGTGTATCCCTGGCGACTTACAAGGGAAATTATATGTGAAACCATGGGGGTTTTTCCCGTACCCCCTGCGGAGATTCCTCCCACGCTGATGGTTGGGCCTGTGGTGGTTGTGTATCCGCCGCGATAGTCGTACCAATGGTTTCGTAACTGAATAGCGGCTCCATACAGTATTGAAAGAAGGGATAAAAGCAGGTGGAAAAGTTTTTTCATGGGTATTCACCGGAGTTGTCAGATAGTATTTTACTTGTATGCTAAATATACATTGTTGAGAACAGGAGCACGTATGGCAAAGGTTGTCTTGAGTCTCGGAAGCAATGTGGGGGATCGGTTTTTCTATATACACCAGATGCAACGCTGTTTAGAAGAGATTATTCTCCATGCGGATTATTCCACCCTTTTTGAAACTGCTCCTGTGGGGGTATCGAAAGAACACTCGCCGTACCTGAATATTTTACTGGTTGGTTTCTATGAGGGGAGCCCCGCCACGCTTCTTCGGGAAACTCAGAGGATTGAATCTCGATGGGGGCGTCAGGAGAAAGGGGGATACACCCCCCGTACTGCCGATATTGATATTCTGCTCTTTGGTTGCGAAGAAGTGCATGAGCCGAATTTGCAAATTCCTCATCCCGCATTATTTCATCGTCGCTTTATTTTGGAGGGGTTGCGTGAACTGGTGCCGCACTGGCGAGTTGGTGATGCTCCGCCCTTTGATGAGTATGTTATACCGAAAACGATTTTGCACCAAAAGAT
The Chitinivibrio alkaliphilus ACht1 DNA segment above includes these coding regions:
- the rsmI gene encoding 16S rRNA (cytidine(1402)-2'-O)-methyltransferase, producing the protein MTGTLYLVATPIGNLADLSLRAGKILGEVTCILAEDTRVSGKLLKEYHISTPVRAYHDHNKERVTDSFIERLCSGDSLALITDAGTPGIADPAFYIVRKALQNNITVSPIPGPTAAISALIASGLPTDRFLFENFLPPKSAKRKQFFSSMAAEKRTVIFYESPHRIMKVLDELDQLLPDAAVTIAREITKRHEEFLRGTPEQIITTIGQRKLKGELVVLFNTQFRDRANIFTP
- the ruvX gene encoding Holliday junction resolvase RuvX; the encoded protein is MKYMAIDYGMRRIGIAVSDPLGIIARPVCTIDRKVEDTFPRIQEIISQEEPEKLVFGLPLDHDDQETEMCAAVRSFVAKLYDKLSLTQPYAYQDESLSSVTTHRLLKKQGTRKQRRNKKNIDKIAACIFLEEFLSEL
- the lpxK gene encoding tetraacyldisaccharide 4'-kinase, translating into MKKLFHLLLSLLSILYGAAIQLRNHWYDYRGGYTTTTGPTISVGGISAGGTGKTPMVSHIISLVSRQGYTPVLVTRGYGRKENKHRIISPEESTFYAEVGDEPLMLKRRHPSLWLAVGAHRSKNLRAMEEKKLHRPVYIMDDGFQHRQVARHLDIVTLPPNIRTDKLIPAGKMREPLHNISRATHCVCMNNEKRTRSCTPTQFLPTQKTPPQILSATITAHHWVHTRDGRKKTYIPGTVDLFSGIARPQRFKKSSLNKSGKIGKHIIFSDHHTYRKCDYKRINSLSAENIGTTEKDFIRLDLKKLDFRKNFWYLYTQVDTRELLSLDKAIIELCEETHE
- the folK gene encoding 2-amino-4-hydroxy-6-hydroxymethyldihydropteridine diphosphokinase codes for the protein MAKVVLSLGSNVGDRFFYIHQMQRCLEEIILHADYSTLFETAPVGVSKEHSPYLNILLVGFYEGSPATLLRETQRIESRWGRQEKGGYTPRTADIDILLFGCEEVHEPNLQIPHPALFHRRFILEGLRELVPHWRVGDAPPFDEYVIPKTILHQKITPLDL